In the genome of Mucilaginibacter defluvii, one region contains:
- a CDS encoding DUF3857 and transglutaminase domain-containing protein — translation MFKRLFLLGMLLAGGIPVFAQKVSPELYKASTIPDSLKTDADAVLRYKSEEITISTPGRRIHKAHSVVTVLNEHAIDETRIILPYDKTSFINSFQMIVYNADGGVIKKYKKSDMYDRSAIDNISIITDQRIKAISHTVASYPLTIEMIFELEDDGILSYGSWQLQEAERSVQYSSCTFIVNPAAGLRYNNRNTTIKPQKSVINGNDVYSWSVSNLKAFKNEKGVPEWCVAPRVDFSPVNFSYDNRPGKLDTWENFGKWIQALNSDVNTLPPARAEEFRKMTANFKTDKEKAKFLYEYLQKNMRYVSIQLGIGGLKPFAASFVDQKKYGDCKALSNYMYAMLKAVNIPANYALIRAGENSEPADFAFSQNRFNHAILCIPFKNDTTWLECTSDTQPFGVLGTFTENRNALLITESGGKLVSTPKTKAANNAFNSNVNIKLNADGSAVSTIKLKNTGEFRSMMLGVAEMSVDEQKEFFIRYLKMKQPAAFNIKQADDKDGMKELELEMAYDKFSDVIAGPRQFYKPAAFDLWAYTCPAEEKRKADFYFDHPLLKNCVTTISLPEGFEVENMPANQTLKFAYGDYTLNYAYDAAKNEVVSTAKFTLNNHIIPAAKYTEMQQYLDNVAKAQNKKLVIKRKA, via the coding sequence ATGTTTAAGAGATTGTTTTTATTAGGTATGCTGCTTGCGGGCGGCATACCTGTTTTTGCCCAAAAAGTATCGCCGGAATTATATAAGGCTTCAACCATACCTGATTCTCTTAAAACGGACGCGGATGCTGTATTGCGTTACAAAAGCGAGGAAATTACCATCAGCACACCTGGCCGCAGAATACATAAGGCGCACTCGGTAGTTACCGTGTTAAACGAACATGCTATTGATGAAACCCGCATTATATTACCGTATGATAAAACCTCGTTCATCAATTCTTTCCAGATGATTGTTTATAACGCGGATGGTGGTGTCATTAAAAAATATAAGAAAAGCGATATGTACGACCGGTCGGCTATCGACAATATTTCCATAATAACCGATCAGCGCATAAAGGCTATTTCACATACGGTAGCCTCATATCCGCTAACTATCGAAATGATATTTGAGCTTGAGGATGATGGTATTCTGAGCTATGGAAGCTGGCAGTTGCAGGAAGCGGAACGTTCAGTGCAATACTCATCATGTACGTTTATTGTTAACCCCGCAGCCGGCTTACGCTATAACAATCGCAATACCACCATTAAGCCACAAAAATCAGTTATAAACGGTAACGATGTTTATAGCTGGAGCGTGTCAAACCTGAAGGCTTTTAAAAACGAAAAAGGGGTGCCCGAATGGTGTGTTGCGCCACGGGTTGATTTTTCGCCGGTTAACTTTTCTTATGATAATCGCCCAGGAAAATTAGATACCTGGGAAAATTTCGGCAAGTGGATTCAAGCGCTCAACAGCGATGTAAACACCCTGCCGCCTGCCCGTGCCGAAGAGTTCAGGAAAATGACTGCTAACTTTAAAACGGATAAAGAAAAGGCTAAATTTTTATACGAGTATTTGCAAAAGAACATGCGTTACGTGAGTATTCAGTTGGGTATTGGCGGTTTAAAGCCATTTGCCGCGAGCTTTGTCGACCAAAAAAAGTATGGCGACTGTAAGGCCCTTTCCAACTATATGTACGCTATGCTTAAAGCGGTGAACATACCGGCCAACTATGCCCTGATCCGGGCCGGCGAAAACAGCGAACCTGCTGATTTTGCATTTAGCCAAAACAGGTTTAACCATGCCATATTGTGTATTCCCTTTAAAAACGATACCACCTGGCTGGAGTGCACGAGTGATACACAGCCATTCGGTGTGTTAGGCACATTTACTGAAAACCGTAATGCTTTACTTATAACCGAGAGCGGCGGCAAACTGGTGAGCACGCCTAAAACCAAAGCCGCAAACAATGCCTTTAACAGCAATGTAAATATTAAGCTTAATGCTGATGGCAGCGCGGTATCAACCATAAAATTAAAAAATACCGGTGAGTTCAGGAGTATGATGCTTGGGGTTGCCGAAATGTCGGTTGATGAGCAAAAAGAATTTTTTATCCGGTATCTTAAAATGAAGCAACCCGCTGCATTCAATATTAAGCAAGCCGATGATAAGGATGGCATGAAAGAACTGGAACTGGAAATGGCGTACGATAAATTCAGCGATGTAATTGCCGGGCCGCGCCAGTTTTATAAACCGGCCGCGTTTGACCTTTGGGCATACACCTGCCCGGCGGAAGAAAAGCGCAAAGCTGATTTTTACTTTGACCATCCGTTGTTAAAAAATTGTGTAACCACCATTAGTTTACCCGAAGGGTTTGAGGTGGAGAACATGCCGGCTAATCAAACCTTAAAATTTGCCTACGGCGATTATACTCTGAACTACGCTTATGATGCAGCCAAAAATGAAGTGGTTAGCACGGCTAAATTTACGTTAAACAACCACATTATCCCGGCGGCAAAGTATACCGAAATGCAGCAATACCTGGATAACGTAGCGAAAGCGCAAAACAAAAAGCTGGTTATAAAACGCAAGGCGTAA
- the aat gene encoding leucyl/phenylalanyl-tRNA--protein transferase — protein sequence MIFRLDERLLFPDPALAEADGLLAIGGDLSAGRLMLAYQNGIFPWYSDDTPILWYSPHERFVLNPATVVISKSMRQVLRSGKFRVTFNTAFAEVIKACSLVPREGQDGTWITGDMMAAYINLHQLGKAHSVEVWQDEALVGGLYGVEVGKVFCGESMFSKVSNASKTALITLCKTGKYSLIDCQVYTEHLESMGAGMIGRDEYMAILRQ from the coding sequence ATGATTTTCAGGCTTGATGAACGTTTGCTGTTTCCGGATCCGGCCCTGGCCGAAGCGGATGGCCTGCTGGCCATAGGCGGCGATTTGAGTGCCGGACGATTGATGCTGGCTTACCAAAACGGCATATTTCCGTGGTATAGTGATGACACACCCATACTGTGGTACTCGCCGCACGAGCGCTTTGTGCTGAACCCGGCAACGGTAGTCATCTCAAAAAGCATGCGGCAGGTACTGCGCTCGGGCAAGTTCAGGGTAACATTTAATACTGCCTTTGCAGAGGTAATAAAGGCTTGTTCGCTGGTACCTCGCGAAGGGCAGGATGGCACCTGGATCACCGGTGATATGATGGCGGCTTACATCAATCTGCACCAACTGGGCAAAGCCCATTCTGTAGAGGTTTGGCAGGATGAGGCGCTGGTTGGCGGCCTGTATGGGGTAGAAGTAGGCAAGGTTTTTTGCGGCGAAAGCATGTTCAGCAAAGTAAGCAATGCTTCAAAAACCGCGCTTATTACACTCTGCAAAACAGGTAAGTACAGCCTTATTGATTGCCAGGTATATACTGAACACCTGGAAAGCATGGGTGCGGGCATGATCGGCCGCGATGAATATATGGCCATACTGCGGCAATAA
- the ruvC gene encoding crossover junction endodeoxyribonuclease RuvC: MQSTNTQERIILGIDPGTAVMGYGLIKQTGSKLELISLGVVKMGNIDDHMLKLQRIFEKTVALIDNYHPDCLAIEAPFYGKNIQVMLKLGRAQGMAMAAALSRNVDITEYAPRKIKQSITGNGNATKEQVAGMIQRLLNFTETPDFLDATDGLAVAVCHAFQRSVVSGSSSSSKKSYSGWDTFVKDNATRVSGVGKKK, encoded by the coding sequence ATGCAAAGCACCAATACACAAGAGCGTATAATTTTAGGCATCGACCCGGGTACAGCCGTAATGGGTTACGGGCTGATCAAGCAAACCGGCTCCAAATTGGAGCTTATTAGCCTGGGCGTGGTAAAAATGGGTAACATTGACGATCACATGCTCAAGCTGCAGCGCATCTTCGAAAAAACGGTAGCGCTTATTGATAACTATCATCCCGATTGCCTGGCAATTGAGGCGCCTTTTTACGGTAAAAACATTCAGGTAATGCTTAAGCTGGGCAGGGCACAGGGCATGGCTATGGCCGCGGCTTTGTCCCGTAATGTTGATATAACCGAATATGCTCCCCGCAAAATAAAACAATCCATAACCGGTAACGGCAATGCCACCAAAGAGCAGGTTGCCGGTATGATACAACGCTTGCTGAATTTTACCGAAACCCCCGATTTTCTCGACGCTACAGATGGCCTGGCCGTGGCGGTATGTCACGCGTTTCAGCGCAGCGTTGTTAGCGGCTCCTCTTCTTCTTCAAAAAAATCATACTCCGGCTGGGATACCTTTGTAAAGGATAATGCCACCCGCGTATCAGGCGTTGGTAAAAAGAAGTAG
- a CDS encoding ribonucleoside-diphosphate reductase small subunit: MKQENDEVLLRENKDRFVILPINYPRIWEMYKKHEASFWTAEEIDLSDDLKHWETLNAGEKHFISHILAFFAASDGIVNENLAVNFMSEVQVPEARCFYGFQIMMENIHSETYALLIDTYVKDPVEKDRLFHAIDTVPCVGKKAEWALKWIENGTFAQRLVAFAAVEGIFFSGSFCSLFWLKKRGLMPGLTFSNELISRDEGMHCEFACLLYSMLNNKLSKEEATSIITDAVEIEKEFVSDALPVNLIGMNAKLMSQYIEFVADRWLQELGYDKHYNATNPFDFMEMISLQGKTNFFEKRVGDYQKSGVLNNVPESKSFSLDEDF, encoded by the coding sequence ATGAAACAGGAAAACGATGAAGTATTGCTACGAGAGAACAAAGACCGCTTTGTGATTCTCCCCATTAATTACCCCCGTATTTGGGAAATGTACAAAAAGCACGAAGCCAGCTTTTGGACAGCCGAGGAAATTGACCTTAGCGACGACCTGAAGCACTGGGAAACGCTTAACGCCGGCGAAAAGCATTTCATATCGCACATACTGGCGTTTTTTGCCGCCAGCGATGGTATTGTGAACGAAAACCTGGCGGTGAACTTTATGAGTGAAGTACAGGTTCCTGAAGCACGCTGCTTTTATGGTTTCCAGATCATGATGGAGAATATACACTCTGAAACATACGCCCTGTTGATTGATACTTACGTTAAAGACCCTGTTGAAAAAGACCGTTTATTCCATGCCATTGATACCGTGCCATGTGTAGGCAAAAAAGCCGAATGGGCCCTTAAATGGATTGAGAACGGCACCTTTGCGCAGCGCCTTGTAGCTTTCGCCGCGGTAGAGGGTATCTTTTTTTCGGGTAGCTTTTGCTCACTGTTCTGGCTTAAAAAACGTGGCCTGATGCCGGGCTTAACTTTTAGCAATGAGCTGATCTCTCGTGATGAAGGTATGCACTGTGAGTTTGCCTGCTTACTATACAGTATGCTTAACAACAAGTTGAGCAAAGAGGAAGCAACGAGCATTATTACCGATGCCGTTGAAATAGAAAAGGAATTTGTAAGCGATGCGTTACCGGTTAACCTGATAGGCATGAATGCCAAGCTGATGAGCCAGTACATTGAGTTTGTGGCCGACAGATGGTTGCAAGAGTTGGGTTATGATAAGCACTATAACGCTACCAATCCGTTTGATTTTATGGAGATGATAAGCTTGCAGGGTAAAACCAACTTTTTTGAAAAGCGCGTAGGCGACTATCAAAAAAGCGGTGTACTAAACAACGTACCCGAGAGCAAATCGTTCTCGCTGGATGAGGACTTTTAA
- a CDS encoding ribonucleoside-diphosphate reductase subunit alpha, which yields MFVIKRDGRKESVKFDKITARIEKLCYGFQLVDPIDVAKKVIEGLYDGVTTSELDNLAAETAASLTTKHPDYALLASRIAVSNLHKNTVKSFSETMRMLYEYVDSKNGKNASLIADDVWEVIRDNAEVLDSTIIYDRDFGFDYFGFKTLEKSYLLKIDGKIVERPQHLFMRVSVGIHKSDIDSVIKTYNLMSERWFTHATPTLFNAGTPKPQMSSCFLLTMKDDSIDGIYDTLKQTAKISQSAGGIGLSIHNVRATGSYISGTNGTSNGIIPMLRVFNDTARYVDQGGGKRKGAFAIYLEPWHADVFEFLDLRKNHGKEEMRARDLFYALWISDLFMKRVEANEDWSLFCPHEAPGLADCFGAEFEALYTKYEQEGRARKTIKAQELWFAVLDSQVETGTPYLLYKDAANAKSNQQNLGTIKSSNLCTEIMEYTSADEVAVCNLASLALPRYINNGVFDHEKLYEVTYQVTLNLNRIIDHNYYPVDEARNSNLRHRPIGLGVQGLADTFIQLRLPFESDAAKQLNKEIFETIYFASMTASKDLAIQDGAYETFKGSPLSQGKFQFDLWGVTPESGRWDWENLRLDVMNHGVRNSLLVAPMPTASTSQILGNNECFEPYTSNIYTRRVLSGEFIVVNKYLLRDLVNLGLWNTTMKDKIISANGSIQDIPEIPADIKELYKTVWEIKMRNIIDMAADRGAYVCQSQSLNLFINSPNASKLTSMHFYAWKKGLKTGMYYLRTQAASQAVKFTVENQGGKNMEPVIPDHVAQVADEIPAGPSCSMEEGCVTCSA from the coding sequence ATGTTTGTAATAAAAAGAGATGGCCGCAAAGAGTCGGTAAAATTTGATAAGATAACAGCACGTATCGAGAAGTTGTGCTACGGGTTTCAACTGGTTGATCCGATTGACGTTGCCAAAAAGGTGATTGAGGGTTTATATGATGGCGTAACCACTTCGGAACTGGATAACCTGGCTGCTGAAACTGCCGCGTCATTAACCACCAAGCACCCGGATTATGCTTTGCTGGCATCGCGTATAGCTGTGTCAAACCTGCATAAAAACACGGTAAAATCATTCAGCGAAACCATGCGTATGCTGTATGAGTACGTAGATAGCAAGAATGGCAAAAACGCATCGCTGATCGCTGATGACGTTTGGGAAGTGATCAGAGATAATGCTGAAGTGTTAGACAGCACCATTATTTACGACCGCGATTTCGGGTTCGATTACTTCGGCTTTAAAACGCTTGAAAAATCATACCTGCTAAAAATCGACGGTAAAATAGTGGAACGTCCGCAGCACCTGTTTATGCGTGTATCGGTAGGTATCCACAAAAGCGATATCGACAGCGTTATCAAAACTTACAACCTGATGAGCGAGCGTTGGTTCACCCACGCTACACCTACGCTATTCAACGCGGGTACGCCGAAACCACAAATGTCATCATGCTTTTTGCTGACCATGAAGGATGACAGCATTGACGGTATTTATGATACCCTGAAACAAACCGCCAAAATTTCGCAAAGTGCGGGTGGTATAGGTTTGAGCATCCATAACGTACGCGCAACAGGTTCATACATCAGCGGTACCAACGGTACCAGCAACGGTATCATACCGATGCTGCGTGTATTTAATGATACTGCCCGTTATGTTGATCAGGGTGGCGGCAAGCGTAAAGGCGCTTTCGCTATTTACCTGGAGCCTTGGCATGCTGATGTATTCGAGTTTCTTGACTTACGTAAAAACCACGGTAAGGAAGAAATGCGCGCCCGCGACTTGTTCTATGCCCTTTGGATTTCAGACTTGTTTATGAAACGCGTTGAGGCCAATGAGGATTGGAGCCTGTTCTGTCCGCATGAAGCACCGGGTTTAGCGGATTGCTTTGGTGCCGAGTTTGAAGCATTATACACTAAATACGAACAAGAAGGCCGTGCCCGTAAAACCATTAAAGCACAGGAGCTTTGGTTTGCGGTGTTAGACTCACAAGTGGAAACCGGTACGCCTTATTTGTTGTACAAGGATGCCGCAAACGCCAAATCAAACCAGCAAAACCTGGGTACTATAAAAAGCTCAAACCTTTGCACCGAGATCATGGAATACACCTCGGCTGATGAGGTAGCGGTTTGTAACCTGGCATCGCTGGCCTTACCGCGCTACATCAACAACGGCGTGTTCGATCACGAGAAATTATATGAGGTTACTTACCAGGTTACATTGAACCTGAACCGCATTATCGACCATAATTACTACCCGGTTGATGAGGCCCGTAACTCAAACCTGCGCCACCGCCCGATAGGTTTAGGCGTACAAGGTTTGGCTGATACCTTTATACAACTGCGTTTACCGTTTGAAAGCGATGCCGCCAAACAACTTAACAAAGAGATATTTGAAACCATCTACTTCGCTTCAATGACGGCTTCAAAGGATTTGGCTATCCAGGATGGCGCTTACGAAACCTTCAAGGGTTCACCGCTATCACAAGGGAAATTCCAGTTCGATCTGTGGGGTGTAACTCCGGAAAGCGGCCGTTGGGATTGGGAAAATCTGCGCCTTGATGTAATGAACCATGGTGTGCGTAACTCACTGCTGGTGGCGCCAATGCCTACCGCATCAACCTCGCAAATATTGGGTAATAACGAGTGCTTTGAGCCTTATACCTCAAACATCTATACCCGCCGTGTATTAAGTGGTGAATTCATCGTGGTAAACAAATACCTGTTGCGCGACCTGGTTAACCTTGGTTTATGGAACACCACCATGAAGGATAAGATCATCAGCGCTAACGGCTCAATTCAGGATATTCCTGAAATACCTGCCGATATTAAGGAACTGTACAAAACCGTATGGGAAATTAAGATGCGTAACATCATCGATATGGCAGCCGACAGGGGCGCTTATGTTTGCCAGTCGCAATCGCTTAACTTGTTCATTAACTCGCCAAACGCGTCAAAACTTACTTCAATGCACTTTTACGCATGGAAGAAAGGCCTTAAAACAGGTATGTACTACCTGCGTACGCAGGCGGCATCACAAGCGGTTAAGTTTACGGTTGAAAACCAGGGCGGCAAAAACATGGAACCGGTTATCCCGGATCACGTTGCCCAGGTTGCCGATGAGATACCTGCAGGCCCAAGCTGCTCAATGGAAGAGGGCTGCGTAACCTGTTCGGCATAA
- a CDS encoding OmpW/AlkL family protein gives MKNLRILLAAILLITSTTTFAQQKGEWNIRLRGVGVIPQEKANIGVIGGDVDISKSFIPELDFTYYFANNFSAELILGTTRHKVKTTSSNLTAIGGPASADVDLGKVWLLPPTLTLQYHVPTGSIVRPYIGAGANYTIFYGADEGSTVKGVDYKNSFAFAAQAGVDIDLNKKWFVNVDMKKLFLSTDVTVDASNLTPAGNPSLEPTLRNIPADVKIRPWLIGIGIGCRL, from the coding sequence ATGAAAAATTTACGAATACTACTTGCCGCAATTTTACTTATTACTTCAACAACCACCTTTGCTCAACAGAAAGGCGAATGGAACATTCGCTTGCGTGGTGTGGGTGTTATCCCGCAGGAGAAAGCCAATATAGGCGTAATCGGTGGTGATGTCGACATCAGCAAAAGCTTTATCCCTGAGCTTGATTTTACTTACTACTTCGCCAATAACTTTTCGGCCGAACTGATATTGGGTACAACCCGCCACAAAGTGAAAACCACATCATCAAACCTCACCGCTATTGGCGGCCCTGCATCTGCCGATGTTGACCTGGGTAAAGTATGGTTGCTGCCGCCAACGCTAACGCTGCAATACCATGTGCCTACTGGCAGTATAGTAAGGCCATATATCGGCGCGGGTGCCAACTACACCATATTTTATGGTGCCGATGAAGGCTCGACCGTTAAAGGCGTTGATTACAAGAATAGCTTTGCCTTTGCCGCGCAGGCCGGTGTGGACATCGACCTGAATAAAAAATGGTTTGTAAACGTGGACATGAAGAAGCTGTTCCTCTCAACAGATGTTACAGTAGATGCTTCAAACCTCACCCCGGCGGGTAACCCAAGTCTTGAGCCAACACTGCGCAACATACCTGCCGATGTTAAGATACGCCCATGGCTGATAGGCATAGGTATAGGCTGCCGCTTATAA